The nucleotide sequence GTCACCAAACAGTATATTCATCGTAGCCTCCCAATCAACAAAAGGATAATATGAACATTCAACAGTTAAAATTCTTCTAATTATACAGTCAGACCTTTTAGGAGCAGGATCATCCAAAATTTCTGCTGCAAGTTCCTCCAGAACATCCTCCCATCCTAGTGGTATAGCTTGTCCATCGATGAAGGGATAACTGGGTAAACTGAAAGGGAAGCAAAAACAAAAATCAGATACTAGTGAAATACGATATAGATTGATAGGAAATTATGAACTTTTCATGCTAGAGGAACACTACGATCGTACTTGTTGGCTTTACATGCCTCCAAAGCCAATATAGCCTCCCTCAAGTTCTTCCTGGATTGATTTGCAATGGTAGTGGCAAAACTTGTAGGAAGATCAAAACTCTCTTTTTTTGATATATAGGTAAGGATATCTACCACCTGACAGAAATATTAAAATGTTAATAAGTGGTTCTAAACTATTAAGAAAATATTTATGTTCAATGCCATTTATCTAGAATAAGTTTTCCCATGTCAAATGAAAGTAACATACTAATAAAGCTGAATAATTATCGCATGTCTTATGAATTTCAGATTTATAGTTGATCAAATCTAACATATAACTTTTCCTaacttaattgagcggcagagctcctgccattttcatcaaaaaaaaaaaatctaacataTAAGTCCTGGCTTATTACTAAAATGAAAACTCACCTCACGTGTACTGGGCACACCAATTGAAATAATCTTGCAACGACTCTTTATAGAATCTAGGAGATTAGATTCATCTTGGCAAGTCATTATTATCTTGCATGCATCAGAGGAGGAATCGATTATCCATTTTATCAGACGCTGGTTATCTTCGCTGACTTTATCAACATCATAGAGAACAATTACTGGAACAAAGAATCATGTTATTAATGATTCAAATGAAATGGCATGTCAATGAACAATGTTGCAGAACCGCAGAGAGTGAATTATACCTTTAAAGCTCTTTCTCACAATTGGCTCAGTGATTTTACACTTATCCGACATTTCATTTGCTAGAGTCATCAAAGCATATCTAGCGTTCTTGGATTGAAACCTCATGTGGAGTTCCACATGGTGACTGCTGGATGAAACTGGGACGAGAATAGGCACAGATACGGACCCCTGCAGCATCATGGAAACCTTTGCTCACTTGAACTCAAGAAACATAACTACTTTATGTCATGCTCTTTTTAAAAGATTAATGTTGACTGGTAAGAATCAATGGAAAAACTACAGAAACAATTTCCCTTGTCAACTATTGGTACATTGTCCTAAAAGTAAAAGGTAGCGATAAGCATTAATGACAGAACAGACCTGGCCATTGCAGCTCTTCAAATAGTGAGAGACCTGGAAAAGTCGAAACACTTGATGAAATCTGTGCTGAGTATATATACTAACAGAAATTTTCATATTTGGTATTTAAGTTTGTACATTCAGAGAGGAATCGCCAAAAATTTCGGTGAGGACAGCTCTGCACAAAGATCTCTTTCCTGATCCCGGAGGACCTTTGAAAATAATATGTGGGCAAAATTCCATGGAGACCTGTCACAACAGAATACTTAATGTTTAGAAGACAAGAGCACCAACTTTGAACACTATGATAAAAATGGCAGGTAGGACAAACCGAAACAATTTAACTCATTGCGCCGTGAAAATGCCAGAAACAGACGATAAATACTTTGTTAAAGCAAGGCAACAACTATAagtttataatcattgttcgCCTGATAGCCTAAAAGGCTGTTTTCTCCTATGTAATGGACCTTTTACAACATGATTGACCACCATTTACTGTTTAAACAGCAAAGGGTGACCGACTGTCTACTGTTTAGCGTTTATGAAAACACAGTTCATAATAGATAAAACACACTTAGCTAGGGAAGAAGTCAGAAAGGTTACCGATTGTTTAAGCTGCTGAACTTGCTCCCTGTGGCAAGTAAATCCATTTAAATTTCGTGGACGATACTTATCAGCCCACAAAAGTCTAATCTTCTCAATGACAAGTGCCTTCTGAATGAAACTTGATTCAGATTCATCATTTTTTTTGTTGTTCGACGTTCTTGATTTCCGACATGCCTTCCCTGTCATACATGGAAGCCACGCATCATTTTGCACCTTGCTGGATGTGAATTTCATGACGCCTCCAACTAGTTTCCCAGTGATTTCACTAAACTTTCCACTCTCCCCACTTAATCTGCCATTGCTATATGGGCTACTCAAAGTGGTGGTGCTGCTTATCTGGTAGTGGCGACCAGTAGCATAACTGGATTTTGTAGTTGTGCGTGAAACACCTGTCCGAGCTGAAACAAATTGTGATGGCTGGCCCGAATTACTTTGAGTAATAGTGCCATCATTCTCAGCATGGACATTTGAGTCAGAGGTAAATGACTGGTCAATATTGTTTTGCTTTGTTGATCTTTTCTCAAGTGGAGCCCTGCAATCACGGGAGAAGAAGATATCACCTGTAGGTATCGACTCTGTGCTCGTAAAAGCATACTCATTATATCTGGAATTAGGTAACTTGCCATTTGCAATCAACTCATTGATCTCCTGGGAACAATTTTCTGCATGTGAATCTTCTTCAATATTATCAGCAACTTCTCTTTCTGGATGTGTTGAGACCGGGTTACTGCCAGGAAATGCAGGAGCTCTAGCAGGATGTTCCTTCTCTTGTGGCCGTAGTTTCGGTGTAGAAATTGAACGATTGCGGGAAAACCTTGCCTTAATTGATGATCTACTAAAGCTTTCCATAGAAGAACGGAATCTGGGAGGTGTCCGGCTGCTCTTCTTACGTGATTCATTCTTCACAGCCGCAAATGGAGAAGGATGGCGCCTTTGTTCTGTGACCCTCGGAGGAGTATGACTGTATCTCAAGTTTGAAGTTTTCTCAGCATGATAATCTCTTGTGGGGTTAGGAGATATATTTTGCCTCCTAGTTCCAACTTGGTTATTCCTACCACGATCTTTAGGAAGACGACTCCTCTCTGATGTCAATGCTCCATCATTCCAAGGGCTTTCATGCCACTCAGTTTCTGTGTCTGAAGGTTCATAGCCACTTTTGTGTTTTGTGGAAGCATCATTGCGAGAATGCCTATTATGCCCTGAGTTGCTCTGTGCAGATAGCATACTTGATTACTTGAAATCCCTGTGATTcacaaaatatgcaatattgtAATGTCAAGAAAATAAAAGGTATAACCAAATTCAAGTTCAAAATGTTGGCATAGTTAAATTAGTAAGGAAAACAAGATTCATCATGGGCTACGCTTCTAGAAGTATAAGATCCAAATTCACCTTTCAGTTCATTTCAGATGAATGATAAAACTATTGAATAATTATTTTCTTTTAATTGCAAAATGACTAAAATCTGAATTATGAAATATAACATACTTGTTGTAAACCTTACCCATAAGCTTCATGGTATTCATGAATAATACATAAGCTGCAACAGGTGGCCCTTTTATGTGATCAATCAAACAAATTAGATGTTCAAGAGAAAATCAGGATGGAAAGAAAGGAATAAAACCAGCAAATCATCATGACAATTTATGTGAACTAGCTGAAGATTCTGAAACTTTGTGTGTAGAACAAGAAACAGGCTCCCATATAGGGAAACTACTCCAGATTTCAAATGA is from Miscanthus floridulus cultivar M001 chromosome 7, ASM1932011v1, whole genome shotgun sequence and encodes:
- the LOC136467542 gene encoding uncharacterized protein isoform X1 → MLSAQSNSGHNRHSRNDASTKHKSGYEPSDTETEWHESPWNDGALTSERSRLPKDRGRNNQVGTRRQNISPNPTRDYHAEKTSNLRYSHTPPRVTEQRRHPSPFAAVKNESRKKSSRTPPRFRSSMESFSRSSIKARFSRNRSISTPKLRPQEKEHPARAPAFPGSNPVSTHPEREVADNIEEDSHAENCSQEINELIANGKLPNSRYNEYAFTSTESIPTGDIFFSRDCRAPLEKRSTKQNNIDQSFTSDSNVHAENDGTITQSNSGQPSQFVSARTGVSRTTTKSSYATGRHYQISSTTTLSSPYSNGRLSGESGKFSEITGKLVGGVMKFTSSKVQNDAWLPCMTGKACRKSRTSNNKKNDESESSFIQKALVIEKIRLLWADKYRPRNLNGFTCHREQVQQLKQSVSMEFCPHIIFKGPPGSGKRSLCRAVLTEIFGDSSLNVSHYLKSCNGQGSVSVPILVPVSSSSHHVELHMRFQSKNARYALMTLANEMSDKCKITEPIVRKSFKVIVLYDVDKVSEDNQRLIKWIIDSSSDACKIIMTCQDESNLLDSIKSRCKIISIGVPSTREVVDILTYISKKESFDLPTSFATTIANQSRKNLREAILALEACKANNLPSYPFIDGQAIPLGWEDVLEELAAEILDDPAPKRLFLARGKLQKLLVEFVPPKLILQKLVELFLKGIQTGVKREVYYWHAYYDKRLPVGASALLKLEEFVAKFMSIHRKSLSHEPKIPKVAP
- the LOC136467542 gene encoding uncharacterized protein isoform X2, producing MLSAQSNSGHNRHSRNDASTKHKSGYEPSDTETEWHESPWNDGALTSERSRLPKDRGRNNQVGTRRQNISPNPTRDYHAEKTSNLRYSHTPPRVTEQRRHPSPFAAVKNESRKKSSRTPPRFRSSMESFSRSSIKARFSRNRSISTPKLRPQEKEHPARAPAFPGSNPVSTHPEREVADNIEEDSHAENCSQEINELIANGKLPNSRYNEYAFTSTESIPTGDIFFSRDCRAPLEKRSTKQNNIDQSFTSDSNVHAENDGTITQSNSGQPSQFVSARTGVSRTTTKSSYATGRHYQISSTTTLSSPYSNGRLSGESGKFSEITGKLVGGVMKFTSSKVQNDAWLPCMTGKACRKSRTSNNKKNDESESSFIQKALVIEKIRLLWADKYRPRNLNGFTCHREQVQQLKQSVSMEFCPHIIFKGPPGSGKRSLCRAVLTEIFGDSSLNVSHYLKSCNGQGSVSVPILVPVSSSSHHVELHMRFQSKNARYALMTLANEMSDKCKITEPIVRKSFKVIVLYDVDKVSEDNQRLIKWIIDSSSDACKIIMTCQDESNLLDSIKSRCKIISIGVPSTREVVDILTYISKKESFDLPTSFATTIANQSRKNLREAILALEACKANNYPFIDGQAIPLGWEDVLEELAAEILDDPAPKRLFLARGKLQKLLVEFVPPKLILQKLVELFLKGIQTGVKREVYYWHAYYDKRLPVGASALLKLEEFVAKFMSIHRKSLSHEPKIPKVAP